From one Sus scrofa isolate TJ Tabasco breed Duroc chromosome 9, Sscrofa11.1, whole genome shotgun sequence genomic stretch:
- the LOC100516630 gene encoding LOW QUALITY PROTEIN: olfactory receptor 52B6 (The sequence of the model RefSeq protein was modified relative to this genomic sequence to represent the inferred CDS: inserted 1 base in 1 codon): MPQGRALQSTMALFSAHNVAAVNDSDTRRAGCFLTGIPGLEHLQIWLSIPFCSMYVAALAGNGVLICVIVSQPRLHGPMYVFLSMLASADVLLSTATMPKALATFWLGSSHISFDGCLTQMFFIHXLFVADSAVLLAMAFDRYVAICSPLRYTAILTSKVIGKVATATLARSFIIMFPSIFLLKRLHYCRVNVIAHTFCEHMGIARLSCSDISVNVWYGLAAALLSTGLDVILVAVSYMHILRAVFHLPSRDARCKTLSTCGSHVCVLLFYIPALFSVFAYRFGGRRIPRYVHILLANLYVVLPPVLNPIIYGVRTKQILEGAKQMFSKLAKGSK; the protein is encoded by the exons ATGCCCCAGGGGAGGGCTCTGCAGAGCACCATGGCCCTTTTCTCTGCTCACAATGTAGCTGCTGTGAACGACTCTGATACTCGCAGGGCCGGATGCTTCCTTACCGGCATCCCAGGGCTGGAGCACCTTCAGATCTGGCTCTCCATTCCCTTCTGCTCCATGTACGTAGCCGCCCTGGCAGGCAACGGCGTTTTGATCTGTGTCATCGTCTCCCAGCCACGCCTGCATGGGCCCATGTACGTCTTTCTGTCCATGTTGGCCAGTGCCGACGTCCTGCTGTCCACAGCCACCATGCCCAAAGCCCTGGCCACCTTCTGGCTCGGTTCTAGCCACATCTCCTTTGACGGCTGCCTCACCCAGAtgttcttcatcc tcctcttcGTGGCTGACTCGGCAGTGCTCCTGGCCATGGCCTtcgaccgctacgtggccatctgctcCCCTTTGCGATACACCGCCATCCTCACCAGCAAGGTCATTGGGAAGGTCGCCACCGCCACGCTGGCCCGCAGCTTCATCATCATGTTTCCATCCATCTTTCTCCTCAAGCGCCTGCACTACTGTCGGGTCAACGTCATAGCCCACACGTTTTGTGAGCACATGGGCATCGCCCGTCTGTCCTGTTCCGACATCTCCGTCAACGTCTGGTATGGGCTGGCCGCTGCCCTGCTCTCCACAGGCCTGGACGTCATCCTTGTGGCCGTTTCCTACATGCACATCCTCCGAGCTGTCTTCCACCTCCCTTCTCGGGATGCCCGGTGCAAGACCCTGAGCACGTGCGGCTCCCATGTCTGTGTCCTCCTCTTCTACATCCCCGCCCTCTTTTCTGTCTTTGCCTATAGGTTTGGCGGGAGACGCATCCCACGCTACGTCCACATCCTTCTGGCCAACCTCTACGTGGTCCTCCCGCCTGTGCTCAATCCCATTATTTACGGAGTGAGGACCAAGCAGATTTTGGAAGGGGCTAAACAGATGTTTTCAAAGCTTGCCAAAGGCTCTAAATAA